In a single window of the Anaerocolumna cellulosilytica genome:
- a CDS encoding 2-phospho-L-lactate transferase CofD family protein, whose protein sequence is MLKVAVFSGGRGSNTLVKELVKDETIKLSLIVNAYDDGKSTGEIRDFFNMLGPSDIRKNQENLMSSNFTNYNIWADIFKYRFGEDIRHEQCIQILNDFVTGKSNQIDHIIIADSDLENLIKKLLNQFLTSLEIYEKVLGREFIFSDCSLSNCLYAGAYEILDKDFNKTINLFNLLLHVRGDVVPTNLENKKLVGIRETGEICYDEAEIVELRSSDRISDIFLIDEYLDKELIESKFTTSREKIDYLRRIQSYVYGTPEALQTIAAADIIIYAPGTQHSSLYPSYMTMGIPEAIYQNTKALKVFICNIGEDYETPDYTASEFLTSAYKYLTRNAKLKMPLSEFINIALINTSRSVKKEDIRYVENDFSKLEKLPINIVYGKFESETDLGKHDAVTTVSTITDIYYNRFFKELSYEIKVG, encoded by the coding sequence ATGTTGAAAGTAGCGGTTTTTTCAGGCGGCAGAGGTTCTAATACGTTGGTTAAAGAATTGGTAAAAGATGAAACAATTAAGTTATCATTAATTGTGAATGCGTATGATGATGGTAAGTCAACAGGTGAAATCCGTGATTTTTTCAATATGCTTGGTCCATCGGATATCAGAAAAAATCAGGAGAACCTCATGTCTAGTAATTTTACGAATTATAACATCTGGGCAGACATCTTTAAGTACCGGTTTGGAGAAGATATCAGACATGAACAGTGTATTCAGATATTAAATGACTTTGTTACAGGTAAAAGCAATCAAATCGACCATATCATTATTGCTGACAGTGACCTTGAAAATCTTATTAAAAAGTTATTAAACCAGTTCCTTACTTCATTGGAGATATATGAAAAAGTTCTTGGCAGAGAATTTATTTTTTCGGATTGCTCTTTATCCAACTGCCTCTATGCAGGGGCATATGAAATACTGGATAAAGATTTTAACAAGACCATTAATTTGTTCAATCTGCTTTTGCACGTCCGAGGAGATGTTGTACCTACTAATCTGGAGAATAAGAAACTGGTAGGTATCAGAGAAACCGGTGAAATCTGTTATGATGAAGCAGAAATTGTAGAACTACGTTCCAGTGATAGAATCAGTGATATCTTTTTAATTGATGAATATCTGGATAAAGAACTTATTGAGAGTAAGTTTACTACCAGCAGGGAAAAAATCGATTATTTAAGACGAATTCAAAGTTATGTCTATGGAACTCCGGAAGCACTTCAAACCATCGCAGCGGCTGATATCATAATTTATGCGCCGGGCACACAGCATTCTTCGCTTTACCCAAGTTACATGACAATGGGCATACCGGAAGCCATTTACCAAAATACCAAGGCACTGAAAGTATTCATCTGCAATATAGGAGAGGACTATGAAACCCCGGATTATACCGCCAGTGAATTTTTAACAAGCGCATATAAGTATTTAACTAGAAATGCAAAGCTGAAAATGCCTTTATCTGAATTTATTAATATAGCTTTAATTAATACCTCACGTTCTGTAAAGAAAGAGGATATACGCTATGTAGAGAATGATTTTTCGAAATTAGAAAAGCTGCCTATAAATATAGTATACGGTAAGTTTGAATCGGAAACGGATTTAGGGAAGCACGATGCGGTGACCACGGTATCAACTATAACAGATATTTATTACAACCGGTTCTTTAAGGAATTATCCTATGAAATTAAAGTGGGATAA
- a CDS encoding HAD family hydrolase has protein sequence MKLKWDKKKYVIFDFDGTIADTNRLHRAAFLEIFKSLGIAEFEYELYMGRKTREVFKEFLQSKSVSKTEKEIIALTDRKQSLVRKRMTEEVEAYEGAIEFIRLLRDKGKILSVATSSSRIGVTLALKKLGIYNDFHFIITGDDVKKAKPSPEIYKNALQLANMKPQEAIVIEDSLSGSLAASGADIEVIIVNNKELRGQYYCTDFICLAEDFCEYLSDR, from the coding sequence ATGAAATTAAAGTGGGATAAGAAAAAATATGTCATATTTGACTTTGACGGAACCATTGCGGACACAAACCGTCTTCACAGAGCAGCCTTTCTTGAGATTTTTAAATCCTTAGGCATAGCAGAGTTTGAATATGAATTATACATGGGCAGAAAAACAAGAGAAGTATTTAAAGAGTTCTTACAATCTAAGTCAGTTTCTAAAACGGAGAAAGAAATAATAGCCCTTACTGACAGGAAGCAAAGTCTTGTAAGGAAGCGGATGACAGAAGAAGTAGAGGCCTATGAAGGTGCAATAGAGTTTATCCGGTTACTAAGGGATAAAGGTAAAATTTTGTCGGTAGCGACATCCTCTTCCAGAATAGGCGTTACCTTGGCATTAAAGAAATTAGGGATTTATAATGACTTTCACTTTATTATTACCGGTGATGATGTAAAAAAAGCAAAGCCTTCGCCGGAAATTTACAAAAATGCATTGCAATTAGCCAATATGAAGCCACAGGAGGCAATTGTTATTGAAGATTCTCTTAGCGGTTCTCTGGCAGCCTCAGGTGCGGATATAGAAGTAATAATTGTTAATAACAAAGAGCTAAGGGGTCAATATTATTGTACCGATTTTATCTGTCTGGCAGAGGATTTTTGTGAGTATCTATCTGATAGGTGA
- a CDS encoding glycosyltransferase, producing the protein MGKIAIAVIGTHGEVRPLLALAIELKKAGHEVIVCAPPNEKAWITSYGMEFCSTGCNINGLIGNLNGYMGHPVRLLKAVKQTLHSIIDGQFELKDRIKDADLIVGSGEPFAVPSIAEKYGIPFVFLNLVTQFMPSSKYPPTVIPWQNLPRWLNRILWRLVNSLINLSLVKILNEQREKLLLKPVKDIYEHILGSFKTCIIAVNEILDKVPKYNFNYIQTGLWHVPEVVEEEIEPGLIEFLESGPPPVYIGFGSMSDPNPQETSKIIEETINILGCRAIISKGWADLCKNIDVNNTYMIGYIPHYKLFPKVAAVVHHGGAGTVYTAAWAGVPQVLIPHMLDHYYQGALLHKKKLIPRAISRSKLSGKKLASAIREALSNEEIITNSARIGEELRRIDKEGINKAVETLEQVLSGHGSLS; encoded by the coding sequence ATGGGAAAAATAGCGATTGCGGTTATAGGTACTCACGGTGAAGTAAGACCTTTATTGGCACTGGCAATTGAGCTTAAAAAAGCCGGGCATGAAGTAATAGTATGTGCCCCGCCAAATGAAAAGGCATGGATAACCAGTTATGGCATGGAATTTTGTTCTACAGGCTGCAATATAAACGGTCTTATCGGCAATTTAAACGGATATATGGGTCATCCGGTACGTTTGTTAAAAGCGGTAAAACAAACTTTACATAGTATTATTGATGGACAATTTGAATTAAAAGACAGGATAAAGGATGCAGATTTAATCGTTGGCAGCGGAGAACCCTTCGCCGTTCCTTCCATTGCCGAAAAATACGGTATTCCTTTTGTATTTCTTAACCTGGTAACCCAGTTCATGCCATCTTCAAAATATCCGCCAACGGTAATACCCTGGCAGAATTTACCCAGATGGTTGAACCGGATACTCTGGCGTCTTGTTAATTCCTTGATTAACCTGTCTCTGGTAAAAATACTGAATGAACAGCGTGAAAAACTTTTATTAAAACCGGTTAAAGATATCTATGAGCATATACTGGGGAGTTTTAAAACCTGTATTATTGCAGTGAATGAAATACTGGATAAAGTACCAAAGTATAATTTTAATTATATTCAGACGGGATTATGGCATGTACCTGAAGTAGTTGAAGAAGAGATAGAGCCAGGATTAATAGAATTCTTAGAAAGCGGTCCTCCTCCGGTGTATATCGGTTTTGGAAGTATGAGTGACCCGAATCCCCAGGAAACCAGCAAAATAATTGAAGAGACGATAAATATCTTAGGCTGCAGGGCTATTATTTCAAAAGGGTGGGCAGATCTCTGCAAGAATATTGATGTTAATAACACTTATATGATTGGATATATTCCGCATTATAAGCTATTTCCCAAAGTGGCGGCCGTTGTTCATCATGGAGGTGCAGGAACTGTATATACAGCGGCGTGGGCAGGTGTTCCTCAGGTTTTAATCCCCCATATGCTGGACCATTATTATCAGGGAGCCCTATTACATAAGAAAAAGTTAATACCAAGAGCCATAAGCCGTTCCAAATTATCCGGTAAAAAATTAGCAAGTGCCATTAGAGAAGCCTTAAGCAATGAAGAAATAATAACTAACAGTGCAAGGATTGGGGAGGAATTACGGAGGATTGATAAAGAAGGAATAAACAAGGCGGTAGAAACCCTTGAACAGGTTCTAAGCGGGCATGGGAGTTTAAGTTGA
- a CDS encoding enoyl-CoA hydratase/isomerase → MEYQTIRVQWQEKICKIQIFRPDDKNTINNQMVEEFYEVLTYCEDRASIIVLEGFIEFFCFGADFKEAYNGIVNKTGVNHSDKLYQVWLKLATGPYITISHVKGKVNAGGIGFVAASDIVLADNTAEFSLSELLFGLFPACVLPFLIRRIGFQKAHYLTVMTQAVSVSKAYEWGLVDAWEEKSDSLLRRHLLRLERLPKSGIMDYKKYMSEIYNHLSEDRKTAVEANRRMFSNPQNVDWICQFVESSKLPWER, encoded by the coding sequence ATGGAATATCAGACAATCAGGGTACAGTGGCAGGAGAAGATATGCAAGATTCAGATTTTCAGACCGGATGATAAGAATACCATTAATAATCAAATGGTAGAGGAATTCTATGAGGTTTTGACATATTGTGAGGATAGAGCCAGCATAATTGTATTGGAAGGGTTTATAGAATTTTTTTGCTTTGGAGCGGATTTTAAGGAAGCATATAATGGAATTGTTAATAAGACAGGCGTTAATCACTCGGATAAACTATATCAGGTGTGGTTAAAGCTTGCGACAGGACCATATATCACGATATCCCATGTTAAGGGAAAGGTGAATGCAGGGGGAATAGGTTTTGTAGCGGCAAGTGATATAGTATTAGCTGACAATACCGCAGAGTTTAGTTTGTCTGAATTATTGTTTGGGTTGTTTCCGGCCTGTGTGCTGCCATTTTTAATTCGGCGAATCGGATTTCAGAAAGCCCATTATCTTACTGTTATGACCCAGGCGGTATCTGTTTCTAAAGCATATGAGTGGGGATTAGTAGATGCCTGGGAAGAAAAGAGTGATTCTTTGCTTCGCAGGCATTTGCTTAGGCTGGAACGGTTACCTAAGTCAGGAATTATGGACTATAAGAAGTATATGAGTGAAATCTATAACCATTTATCAGAAGATAGAAAGACAGCAGTAGAAGCAAATCGCAGGATGTTTTCCAATCCTCAGAATGTAGACTGGATTTGTCAATTTGTAGAAAGCAGTAAACTGCCATGGGAGCGATGA
- a CDS encoding hydroxymethylglutaryl-CoA synthase family protein, with amino-acid sequence MKSVGIEAINFFGGLAYLNVKELAEYRKLDTTRFENLLMEEKTVVLPYEDPITYGVNAAKPIIDSLSEEDREKIEMVITCTESGIDFGKSISSYIHHYLGLNRNCRLFELKNACYSGTAGFQMAINFILSGSSPGAKALVIATDITRFVAVDGGEALTADWSFAEPSSGAGAAAILVSDNPLIFQIDVGANGYYGYEVMDTCRPIPDSEAGNSDLSLLSYLDCCEQSFLQYQKRVEGVDYKSTFDYLAFHTPFGGMVKGAHRSMMRKLAKASPAEIDEDFNIRVMPGMKYCKRVGNIMGATIFLSLLGLLDYGNFDSPKRIGCFSYGSGCCSEFYSGVVTAAGQRLQQKNRVEKQLNSRYKLNMELYEILLKKSGLVKFGTRNTKLDFEVVPGLVQKSREEKILYLDQINEFHREYIWL; translated from the coding sequence ATGAAAAGTGTCGGGATAGAAGCAATAAATTTTTTTGGAGGCCTTGCGTATCTTAATGTAAAGGAATTGGCTGAATATAGAAAGTTAGATACCACCAGATTTGAAAACTTATTAATGGAAGAAAAAACAGTGGTTTTGCCCTATGAAGACCCCATCACCTATGGGGTGAATGCAGCAAAACCAATAATTGACAGCTTAAGTGAAGAAGATAGGGAAAAAATAGAGATGGTAATTACTTGTACAGAGTCCGGAATTGATTTTGGTAAATCCATTAGTTCCTATATTCATCATTATCTTGGATTAAATAGAAACTGCCGTCTGTTTGAATTAAAAAATGCCTGCTACTCCGGAACTGCTGGTTTTCAGATGGCCATTAATTTCATTTTGTCAGGAAGCTCACCTGGAGCGAAAGCTTTAGTCATTGCTACAGATATCACAAGATTTGTGGCAGTAGATGGGGGAGAAGCATTAACAGCCGACTGGTCGTTTGCAGAACCCAGCTCCGGAGCAGGGGCAGCAGCAATTTTGGTTAGTGATAATCCACTTATCTTTCAAATTGATGTAGGTGCTAATGGTTATTATGGTTATGAAGTGATGGATACCTGCCGTCCTATACCTGATAGTGAGGCAGGTAATTCCGATTTATCGCTTTTATCCTACCTGGACTGTTGTGAACAATCTTTTCTCCAATATCAAAAGAGGGTTGAGGGAGTAGATTATAAGAGCACCTTTGATTATCTTGCCTTTCATACACCCTTTGGAGGCATGGTGAAGGGGGCACATCGAAGCATGATGCGTAAATTGGCAAAAGCCAGTCCTGCTGAAATAGATGAGGATTTTAATATACGAGTCATGCCGGGGATGAAATATTGCAAACGAGTTGGTAATATTATGGGGGCAACTATATTCTTGTCATTGCTTGGTTTGCTGGATTATGGTAACTTTGACAGTCCGAAACGGATTGGTTGTTTTTCATATGGCTCCGGATGCTGTTCTGAGTTCTATAGTGGTGTTGTTACGGCAGCAGGGCAAAGATTACAGCAAAAGAACAGAGTTGAAAAACAATTGAATTCCAGATATAAACTGAATATGGAGTTATATGAGATTCTATTAAAGAAAAGCGGACTGGTGAAGTTTGGGACACGCAATACAAAGCTGGATTTTGAGGTAGTACCCGGTTTGGTTCAGAAAAGCAGAGAAGAGAAAATATTATATCTGGATCAAATTAATGAGTTCCATAGAGAGTATATCTGGTTATAA
- a CDS encoding CDP-alcohol phosphatidyltransferase family protein, with protein sequence MRSLFLKNGANYLTFLRVAGTPALLFLTNNIFIRSTGTNSYMYFVLLYIVLCLSDFFDGKIARRFGLETRFGALFDLFADFFFVISMHIVIMLRTQIPVWFLIVILDRFFNFILTSKMETDYKAQKFRPKFDKLGRYLAVLLYILPFIIFVDYCFLHSDLKITYLLMYTITGVSVFTSCLRIWAIKSVLTEKRKCIKQI encoded by the coding sequence ATGAGGAGCTTATTTCTTAAAAATGGAGCCAATTACTTAACCTTTCTGCGAGTGGCAGGCACACCTGCTCTTCTGTTTCTTACAAACAACATTTTTATTAGGAGTACTGGTACCAATAGCTATATGTATTTTGTATTGTTATACATAGTGCTTTGTCTAAGTGATTTTTTTGATGGGAAGATTGCCAGAAGATTTGGGCTGGAGACTAGATTTGGTGCTCTATTTGACCTATTTGCCGACTTCTTTTTTGTTATTTCCATGCATATTGTTATAATGCTTCGTACACAGATTCCGGTTTGGTTTCTTATTGTTATCTTAGACCGCTTTTTTAATTTTATTCTTACTTCCAAAATGGAAACTGATTACAAGGCACAGAAATTCCGACCGAAATTTGATAAACTCGGCAGATACCTGGCTGTACTTTTATATATCCTTCCATTTATAATCTTTGTGGATTATTGTTTCCTGCACTCTGATTTAAAAATTACCTATCTTTTAATGTATACTATTACGGGAGTATCTGTATTTACCTCCTGCTTGAGAATCTGGGCAATCAAATCAGTATTAACAGAGAAAAGGAAATGTATAAAACAGATCTAA
- a CDS encoding flavodoxin family protein, translating to MGKSNRKGRKKAILILIICIVVIGLGTLGGTLYVTSAGNVKHKSNEIILPGTDSNRNALIIYQPGRSEYGTTIATNLAKGLNESGYEVTINYPGDFLSENLEEYEIVAFGTTVYNGELSPVLGDYVSAIKNIDNSKILIYSTGMMTDNSSELDELSKLLYRKADYLEKFLSNQEESEVKRAYDLGITLGGS from the coding sequence ATGGGAAAATCAAACAGAAAAGGTAGAAAAAAGGCAATCCTAATACTTATTATTTGTATTGTAGTTATAGGTCTTGGGACACTAGGAGGAACCTTATACGTTACCAGTGCCGGGAATGTTAAACATAAGAGCAATGAAATCATATTACCCGGAACAGACAGTAACCGCAATGCGTTGATTATCTATCAACCAGGCCGTTCAGAATACGGAACAACGATTGCAACTAACCTTGCAAAGGGTTTGAATGAATCAGGATATGAGGTAACCATAAATTATCCCGGAGACTTTTTATCTGAGAATCTTGAAGAATATGAAATTGTAGCGTTTGGAACTACTGTCTATAATGGCGAATTATCACCGGTGCTTGGAGATTATGTTTCCGCTATTAAAAATATTGATAACAGTAAGATTTTAATTTATTCAACAGGAATGATGACCGATAATTCTTCTGAACTTGATGAATTAAGTAAACTCCTTTACCGGAAGGCAGATTATCTGGAAAAATTCTTATCAAACCAGGAAGAAAGTGAAGTTAAGCGAGCCTATGACTTAGGCATTACATTAGGGGGTTCTTGA
- a CDS encoding NADPH-dependent FMN reductase family protein, with translation MNIAVRYFTNTGHTKKLADGIAAQLGLAAKPIPDLLEGYVDVLFLGQGLYSFDLDIAMKTFIKTLKPANIKEVVVFSSGAFGNAYAPMKRELEAQGLKVSPKEFHCKGSLGFMHKNRPNEKDVDKAALFAKTFLENIGV, from the coding sequence ATGAATATTGCGGTAAGATATTTTACAAACACAGGCCATACCAAAAAACTAGCAGATGGAATTGCTGCACAATTAGGGCTTGCTGCCAAGCCGATTCCTGATTTATTAGAAGGATATGTTGATGTGCTGTTTTTGGGTCAAGGGCTGTACAGCTTCGATTTAGACATCGCTATGAAAACCTTTATTAAAACATTAAAACCGGCAAATATAAAAGAAGTTGTTGTCTTTAGTTCCGGGGCATTTGGAAATGCTTATGCACCAATGAAAAGGGAGTTGGAAGCACAAGGGCTAAAGGTGTCACCAAAAGAATTTCATTGTAAGGGCAGCCTTGGCTTTATGCATAAGAACCGGCCGAATGAGAAGGACGTTGATAAAGCCGCCTTATTTGCAAAGACTTTTTTAGAAAATATAGGAGTATAA
- a CDS encoding TetR/AcrR family transcriptional regulator: MNENPGAKERIMEVVIKLLQEQKDISKITNRQIAEMAGVNSALINYYYQSKENLVNIAVGYCMEDIAKTILESSTGEKHPVCRVKNLVKAISSFAFSNYTFAEIAFSSELKHGSINTINIIIPVLKEIFGDKKTDTELKLMAFQLIIPMQVMFLNASEYANYLFYDIWNTSSRNELLDKLVNNMFDNYLEELGC; this comes from the coding sequence ATGAATGAGAATCCAGGAGCAAAAGAACGTATCATGGAAGTAGTAATAAAACTTTTGCAGGAGCAAAAAGACATAAGTAAAATAACAAACCGGCAAATTGCAGAAATGGCAGGCGTAAATAGTGCCTTAATTAATTATTATTATCAGTCCAAAGAAAATCTGGTTAATATTGCTGTCGGATACTGTATGGAAGATATTGCAAAAACAATATTAGAAAGCTCAACAGGTGAAAAACACCCGGTATGCCGAGTAAAAAATCTTGTAAAAGCCATATCAAGCTTCGCTTTTAGCAACTATACCTTTGCAGAAATTGCTTTTTCCTCGGAATTAAAACATGGAAGCATTAATACAATCAACATTATCATACCTGTACTAAAAGAAATCTTTGGAGATAAGAAAACAGATACTGAATTAAAGTTAATGGCTTTTCAGCTTATTATCCCAATGCAGGTAATGTTCTTAAATGCGAGCGAATATGCCAATTACTTGTTTTATGATATCTGGAATACCAGTTCCAGAAATGAATTGCTGGATAAACTAGTGAATAATATGTTTGATAATTATCTGGAGGAATTGGGGTGTTAA
- a CDS encoding CDP-alcohol phosphatidyltransferase family protein — MKLIPNILSLARIALSVLLLLIPAASGLFLIIYLLCGLTDIADGYIARHYHAATTFGAKLDSLADFIFWGIVIYVLLFRTDFKINMFIIGICIIIAAIRLMNFIITRYKFKQWAMMHTYGNKLTGLALFLIYPFWIYWNLAPYFVIIIPLLSALEEGVILLISKSYDVNRKSIWEFKRTLT, encoded by the coding sequence TTGAAGCTCATACCTAACATACTATCCCTTGCACGAATTGCTTTATCTGTTTTACTATTATTAATACCTGCTGCCTCAGGTTTGTTTTTAATAATCTACCTTCTTTGCGGATTAACTGATATTGCAGATGGTTACATAGCCCGTCATTATCACGCTGCAACTACTTTTGGTGCCAAACTGGATAGTCTGGCTGATTTTATATTCTGGGGTATCGTTATTTATGTATTACTATTCCGTACTGATTTTAAAATTAACATGTTTATCATTGGTATTTGTATCATCATAGCCGCTATAAGGCTTATGAATTTCATAATAACAAGATATAAGTTTAAACAATGGGCAATGATGCACACATATGGTAATAAATTAACAGGATTAGCCCTGTTTTTAATATATCCATTTTGGATATATTGGAATTTAGCACCATACTTTGTTATCATTATCCCTCTTCTGTCAGCCCTTGAGGAAGGAGTGATTTTATTGATTTCAAAATCCTATGATGTTAACAGAAAAAGCATCTGGGAATTCAAAAGAACTCTGACATAA
- a CDS encoding ABC transporter ATP-binding protein — MLFALSGMDEITGGSVKFGDTELSNLCENALADIRRTKMGFVFQQPTMLKNLNILDNIILSAGYDGKKDIAKLTQKAKALMKKTGIAGLESRDTTEVSGGQLQRAGICRALMNAPEILFADEPTGALNSKSAEEIMGLLMDINKEGTAILLVTHDVKVAAKADRVLFTKDGNIIFELPLQRFSGRDIEARVEKVLNGMAAMGF, encoded by the coding sequence GTGCTGTTTGCGCTTAGTGGCATGGATGAGATTACAGGCGGGTCGGTGAAGTTTGGAGATACCGAACTATCTAATCTCTGCGAAAACGCCCTTGCGGATATTCGGAGGACAAAAATGGGCTTTGTCTTTCAGCAGCCCACCATGCTTAAAAACTTAAATATTTTGGATAACATCATCCTCTCCGCTGGGTATGATGGAAAGAAGGATATAGCCAAACTCACCCAAAAGGCAAAAGCTCTGATGAAGAAAACGGGAATTGCCGGACTTGAAAGCAGGGATACCACAGAGGTTTCGGGCGGACAGCTCCAGCGGGCTGGTATTTGCCGTGCCTTGATGAATGCGCCGGAGATTCTCTTTGCCGATGAGCCGACCGGTGCGCTTAACTCAAAATCAGCGGAGGAAATCATGGGGCTGCTGATGGACATCAACAAAGAGGGCACAGCCATATTGCTTGTAACCCACGATGTGAAAGTAGCGGCCAAGGCTGATAGGGTTTTGTTTACGAAGGATGGGAATATCATTTTCGAACTGCCGCTGCAAAGGTTCAGTGGCAGGGATATAGAGGCGAGAGTGGAAAAGGTACTCAACGGAATGGCGGCTATGGGTTTTTAG
- a CDS encoding hemolysin family protein — protein sequence MNDNIIWQIILQVILIAFNAVFACAEIAVISINDNKLAKMAAEGNKKAIRLATLTSQPARFLSTIQVAITLSGFLGSAFAADNFSEYLTTWLVSLGVTIPEKTLDTIAVIVITIILSYFTLIFGELVPKRVAMKKAESLALGMSALITFISKLFAPVVWLLTASTNGILKLIGIDPNEEDENVSEEEIRMMIDMGREKGTIDQDEQELIQNVFEFDDLTAGEIATHRTEISLLWMDESPEAWEKTIHESRHSLYPVCDESVDNVVGVLNAKDYFRLEDKSREQIMKHAVKPAYFVPETVKADLLFRNMKHSHNYFAIVLDEYGGMSGIVTVNDLVEQLVGEFDDDNGIIGEVSSIERIDSTTWKLNGSIALLDVAKQLGISLPIDDYDTFGGFVFGLYGSIPEDGTTLELDTDTLHIKVLEIKDHLINKAVICLNTLTTEALPAESAE from the coding sequence ATGAACGATAATATAATATGGCAGATAATTTTACAGGTCATTCTGATTGCATTTAATGCAGTGTTTGCCTGTGCTGAAATTGCTGTCATCTCTATAAATGATAATAAACTTGCAAAAATGGCTGCGGAAGGTAATAAAAAGGCAATAAGACTTGCAACACTGACCAGCCAGCCAGCCAGATTCCTATCTACCATACAGGTTGCCATAACCCTTTCCGGATTTTTAGGCAGTGCCTTTGCAGCTGATAACTTTTCAGAGTATCTTACCACTTGGCTTGTAAGCTTAGGTGTAACCATACCTGAAAAAACACTTGATACGATTGCAGTTATTGTTATAACAATTATTCTTTCTTACTTCACATTGATATTTGGTGAACTTGTACCAAAACGTGTTGCTATGAAGAAAGCGGAAAGTCTTGCTCTTGGAATGTCTGCATTAATCACTTTCATTTCTAAGCTTTTTGCACCGGTTGTATGGCTGCTTACAGCATCCACCAATGGAATATTAAAGCTTATTGGCATTGACCCCAATGAGGAAGATGAAAATGTCAGTGAAGAAGAAATCCGTATGATGATTGATATGGGTAGAGAAAAGGGTACCATTGATCAGGATGAGCAGGAATTAATCCAGAACGTATTTGAATTTGATGATTTAACTGCTGGTGAAATTGCTACTCATAGAACTGAAATATCTCTGCTTTGGATGGATGAAAGCCCTGAGGCTTGGGAGAAAACAATTCATGAAAGCCGTCATTCCCTGTATCCGGTCTGCGACGAGTCAGTGGATAATGTAGTTGGTGTGTTAAATGCAAAAGATTACTTTAGGTTAGAAGATAAAAGCCGTGAACAAATTATGAAGCATGCAGTCAAACCTGCTTATTTTGTACCTGAAACCGTTAAAGCGGATTTACTTTTTAGAAATATGAAACACAGTCATAATTACTTTGCAATTGTATTAGATGAATATGGCGGAATGAGTGGTATTGTTACGGTTAATGATCTGGTAGAACAATTGGTAGGTGAATTTGATGATGATAACGGTATCATCGGTGAGGTTTCTTCTATCGAGAGAATCGACTCAACAACCTGGAAATTAAACGGAAGTATTGCTCTTTTAGATGTAGCTAAACAACTTGGAATTTCCTTACCTATAGATGATTATGACACTTTTGGCGGATTTGTATTTGGTCTCTACGGCTCCATTCCAGAAGATGGAACTACCCTAGAATTGGATACAGACACGCTGCATATCAAGGTTCTTGAGATTAAAGACCACCTTATTAATAAAGCAGTTATCTGCCTTAACACCTTGACCACAGAAGCGTTACCCGCAGAATCTGCTGAGTAG